The following proteins come from a genomic window of Alosa alosa isolate M-15738 ecotype Scorff River chromosome 2, AALO_Geno_1.1, whole genome shotgun sequence:
- the fabp6 gene encoding gastrotropin, whose product MAFSGKYETESQEGYEAFCKLLGIPDDIIEKGRDYKLVTEVVQNGNDFTWTQHYPNNHQVSNKFVIGKECDMETIGGKKFKATVTMDGGKLHTQFPNYTHSTEISGGKLIEISTATTASGPVVLKRVSKKL is encoded by the exons ATGGCCTTTTCCGGCAAGTACGAGACTGAGTCCCAGGAGGGATACGAGGCCTTCTGCAAGCTTTTGG GTATTCCCGATGACATCATTGAGAAAGGTCGGGATTACAAACTGGTGACTGAGGTGGTTCAGAACGGTAACGACTTCACCTGGACTCAGCACTACCCTAACAACCACCAGGTCTCCAACAAGTTTGTCATCGGCAAGGAGTGTGACATGGAAACTATTGGTGGAAAGAAGTTCAAG GCCACAGTTACCATGGATGGGGGCAAACTTCATACGCAGTTTCCCAACTACACTCACTCAACTGAGATCAGTGGTGGAAAGCTGATTGAG ATATCAACAGCCACAACAGCCTCAGGCCCTGTTGTACTGAAGAGAGTCAGCAAGAAGCTTTAA
- the ttc1 gene encoding tetratricopeptide repeat protein 1, which translates to MTDNWRGFDPRKQTDCNITGVLLGMEQQEDFFDCEENVQEQGKLLHDYATSQPGAGEGTDKGSQNGTPPSCGDSASSSELNKDFEELSVKGPEGESSEFTNEERDHSLDGQEGLAEEEDWTETEPELKEELSPEFDDERLKEIEKDLTEEEKEHRRKESVSLKEKGNSQFKKGEHVEAEESYTAALHICPVSCSKERSILFSNRAAARSHQDKKEEAIKDCTKAIELNPDYVRAILRRAELYEKTDKLDEALEDYKSVLEKDPSLPVAREACMRLPQQIQERNEKLKEEMMSKLKDLGNMILRPFGLSTSNFQVNQDSSSGSYSVNFVQNPGNNRR; encoded by the exons ATGACTGATAATTGGAGGGGCTTTGATCCGAGAAAACAGACTGACTGCAATATTACTGGAGTGCTTCTAGGTATGGAACAGCAGGAAGACTTTTTTGACTGTGAGGAAAATGTACAGGAACAAGGTAAACTATTACATGATTATGCAACATCACAACCAGGAGCAGGTGAAGGAACTGACAAAGGTTCACAGAATGGGACACCACCAAGTTGTGGAGACTCGGCCAGTTCAAGTGAGTTAAACAAAGATTTTGAGGAGTTAAGTGTGAAAGGACCTGAGGGGGAATCGAGTGAATTTACTAATGAAGAGAGAGACCATAGCCTTGATGGACAGGAAGGCCTAGCTGAAGAGGAGGACTGGACAGAAACAGAACCTGAACTGAAAGAAGAACTTAGTCCAGAGTTTGATGATGAGCGCCtgaaagagatagaaaaagacctaacagaggaagagaaagag CACAGACGAAAAGAAAGTGTGTCTCTGAAGGAAAAAGGAAACAGCCAGTTTAAAAAAGGAG agCATGTTGAGGCTGAAGAGTCATATACGGCTGCTTTGCATATTTGCCCTGTAAGCTGCAGTAAAGAAAGGTCAATTCTCTTCTCAAATCGAGCTGCTGCTCGCTCACATCAG GATAAGAAGGAAGAAGCCATCAAGGACTGCACAAAAG CTATAGAACTGAATCCAGACTATGTGCGTGCAATTCTGCGGAGAGCTGAACTCTATGAGAAGACGGATAAGCTGGATGAGGCCCTGGAGGATTACAAGAGTGTTTTAGAAAAAGATCCAAGTCTTCCAGTGGCCAGGGAAGCATGCATG AGGTTACCGCAGCAGATTCAGGAGCGCAATGAGAAACTAAAGGAGGAGATGATGA GTAAACTGAAGGACTTGGGCAATATGATCCTGCGTCCATTTGGCCTTTCTACGTCAAATTTCCAGGTCAACCAGGATTCCAGCTCTGGATCCTACTCTGTTAACTTTGTGCAGAATCCTGGTAATAACAGAAGATAA
- the prob1 gene encoding proline-rich basic protein 1: MGTKGSETDSEVKTLSNLPAKTFSSPDANYLDVYNLTCRSASQPYIESTFNGWTEDQLSFKLPMAFSLSNHNTSACSEASSVECIDVALETHEEVQRGSMKTVPKRQIQLKRKDVTESNANENHNEPQEAPPAPSRLRDIFQRQHSTPAAFHQESYGPEQRSVQAERKQRLQKSLSLDETSSRTKMASCLIKNVLSKKMQHEQGVRNTEVQESAFATVKVQTMNDHDNYQLPSTKGISTEPITKMSPRSSAPSQQMVPSHSPPLKAPTGSIKEHISVNAKTQQKPVTKHRFNPFHYGPGLAEFQDDSPEITSVMDSQKAEKASPRDEAARLACWSPGEKLSCDSAKGRAWNTSAALSRSTGSQACLKATPEECCVGKGNHKQQHVKNQLPTPKAWEKDIRKDKQSGNVEMPASPQKLPGLLSDLEISSDESNQALTPESTTGAGKEPLVERGDMKVPVQFGNVSTHDKLKGIAPVHVVRDVRSLVKNTYNLSFRGPGDALQGLEESLSVLKSATPLCKRTGDKGNMFGSGDKQLGKKAKASPPVQAEKTRDINSQHNSPRGGLNKRDTGFTKVSPNSLSAASSCLESNAMEGMNNSGSLSKLDAQSDNSKCKHTDQAERPPQALPEPYDKLLTDGEVSDHRQEPLDRGNGLSEEHLQPQTVPMHGFAAASQCYTSVLPQPQGTPACMLTAAITPHAQVLPTYYYNANPLSYPSMSPHVSFVQGPVILQTSAQPMSSTGPNPLVKHVSEDGQQPAMNCYTDTRQRQKGSPKQFGNVDPRGVNGEAKRPSPEAQPYLCGTQKLVPVLTSEGRRSSAGALYPEMMAGGQAAPPPRHLLMDPETGRCFYVDVPPQPQRKMLFDPETCQYVEVLLPQQSMPSAVMSPLPSAMPFSFPTVYTPNCLPYLQSHAQVLPHPGP; the protein is encoded by the coding sequence ATGGGCACGAAGGGCAGCGAGACTGACAGTGAGGTCAAGACTCTGAGTAACCTGCCAGCGAAGACATTCTCCAGTCCCGATGCAAACTACTTGGATGTTTACAACCTCACGTGCAGGTCTGCCTCTCAGCCTTACATAGAGAGCACTTTCAATGGCTGGACAGAAGACCAGCTTTCCTTCAAGCTGCCAATGGCTTTTTCGCTGAGCAATCACAACACATCTGCGTGTTCTGAGGCCAGCAGTGTCGAGTGCATTGATGTGGCCCTGGAAACTCACGAAGAGGTGCAGAGAGGCAGCATGAAGACAGTCCCCAAGAGACAGATTCAGCTTAAGAGGAAGGACGTGACAGAGTCGAACGCCAACGAAAACCACAACGAGCCCCAGGAGGCCCCTCCGGCACCCAGTCGTCTACGGGACATCTTCCAGCGTCAGCACAGCACGCCGGCAGCCTTTCATCAGGAGTCATATGGGCCCGAGCAGAGGTCAGTTCAGGCTGAACGCAAACAGAGGTTGCAGAAGTCGCTGTCGCTGGATGAGACTTCCAGCCGAACCAAAATGGCTTCCTGTCTGATAAAGAATGTCTTGTCGAAGAAGATGCAACATGAGCAGGGGGTCCGTAACACCGAGGTGCAGGAGAGTGCTTTTGCCACTGTCAAGGTACAAACCATGAATGACCATGATAATTATCAGCTGCCATCTACCAAGGGAATCTCCACCGAACCCATCACAAAAATGAGCCCAAGATCAAGTGCACCCTCACAGCAAATGGTGCCCTCACACAGCCCCCCACTGAAGGCTCCAACCGGCTCAATCAAAGAACACATCAGCGTCAACGCAAAAACCCAACAGAAACCTGTCACCAAGCACAGATTCAACCCCTTCCACTACGGACCCGGATTGGCCGAGTTTCAGGATGACAGCCCAGAAATAACCTCTGTTATGGACAGTCAGAAAGCAGAGAAGGCAAGCCCCAGAGACGAGGCAGCGCGGCTGGCTTGCTGGAGCCCGGGGGAGAAGCTATCCTGTGACTCAGCAAAGGGCAGAGCCTGGAACACGAGTGCAGCGCTAAGCAGGTCCACAGGCTCCCAGGCCTGCCTGAAAGCCACACCCGAGGAATGCTGCGTGGGGAAGGGGAACCATAAACAACAACACGTCAAGAACCAACTGCCAACACCCAAGGCATGGGAGAAAGATATTAGGAAAGACAAACAGTCTGGCAATGTAGAAATGCCGGCAAGCCCACAGAAGTTGCCTGGCCTTCTCTCAGATCTGGAGATAAGTTCAGATGAAAGTAATCAGGCTTTGACTCCTGAGAGCACGACAGGGGCTGGAAAGGAGCCGCTTGTAGAAAGAGGGGACATGAAGGTACCAGTGCAATTTGGCAATGTGAGTACACACGACAAATTAAAAGGAATTGCACCAGTTCATGTGGTCAGGGATGTGAGAAGTCTGGTGAAAAACACATATAACCTCTCCTTTCGAGGGCCTGGCGATGCACTGCAGGGACTTGAAGAAAGCCTCAGTGTTCTAAAATCGGCCACACCATTGTGCAAGAGAACAGGTGATAAAGGCAACATGTTCGGGTCTGGAGACAAACAGCTGGGGAAGAAAGCCAAGGCATCACCACCTGTGCAGGCGGAGAAGACGAGGGATATAAACTCTCAACACAACAGCCCCCGAGGAGGCCTGAATAAGCGTGACACGGGATTTACAAAGGTTAGTCCCAACAGTCTGTCCGCTGCCAGCAGCTGTCTCGAGTCCAACGCCATGGAAGGAATGAACAACAGCGGTAGCTTGAGCAAACTTGACGCTCAGAGTGACAACTCAAAATGTAAACACACTGACCAGGCGGAGAGGCCTCCGCAAGCCTTACCGGAACCTTATGACAAGCTGCTGACTGATGGAGAGGTGTCAGACCACAGGCAAGAGCCACTTGATAGAGGGAATGGTCTTTCCGAAGAGCACTTACAGCCACAGACGGTGCCTATGCATGGCTTCGCAGCAGCATCGCAGTGTTATACATCTGTGCTACCCCAGCCCCAGGGCACTCCAGCTTGCATGCTCACCGCAGCCATCACCCCCCATGCCCAGGTCTTGCCCACGTACTACTACAATGCCAATCCTCTGAGCTACCCATCGATGTCCCCACATGTGAGCTTTGTGCAGGGTCCTGTGATACTCCAGACGTCAGCTCAGCCCATGTCATCCACTGGGCCCAATCCTCTGGTGAAGCATGTATCAGAGGATGGCCAACAACCAGCCATGAATTGCTACACAGATACTCGTCAGAGACAGAAGGGTTCCCCCAAGCAGTTTGGAAATGTAGATCCCCGGGGTGTCAATGGTGAGGCGAAAAGGCCCTCTCCCGAAGCTCAGCCTTACCTGTGCGGCACCCAGAAACTCGTCCCAGTACTGACGTCTGAGGGCCGACGCAGCAGCGCTGGTGCGCTCTACCCTGAGATGATGGCAGGGGGTCAGGCGGCTCCTCCACCTCGCCATCTCCTGATGGACCCTGAGACCGGGAGGTGCTTCTACGTGGACGTTCCCCCACAGCCACAGCGCAAGATGCTGTTCGACCCCGAGACGTGCCAGTATGTGGAGGTGCTGCTGCCCCAGCAGTCAATGCCCAGCGCCGTCATGTCCCCGCTGCCCAGTGCTATGCCATTCTCCTTCCCGACCGTATACACCCCcaactgtctgccctacctgCAGTCGCATGCACAGGTGCTGCCCCACCCAGGGCCCTGA
- the pwwp2a gene encoding PWWP domain-containing protein 2A has translation MAAVAAEPGAAAASTTAGEEVEFESESAGHEGKLNSDVTRGSEPVMDLCHQHRDVDAVQECSQFQMEIVRRPDIEAAGKTLSVQGDDEHGKIGCLSSEGDNTVDDYFVDYKLKDNVMTECLKEQCSPILESANEVNPHDSHACLLPSSISVSQPSVVFLHSLPAHPSVTETGLSLAEPAEPAIVGLNLESIDHFRELIKPSSEPDPVPESACDAPGSEFMAPEDALHECPQHVDHPQSLSVSESESNIGGISVDETFTSDFSAVPPEHSPQLHVVGDTVLSSPVPVDSCSPQQRFETGLCEVKSEPKTSLPIAETTGSPLDTVEHLIPGSEVRVSLDHIIDDALVVSFRLGEKIFSGVLMDLSKRFGPYGIPITLHPKREYKDKPESMQLKAVPSQPETEKGGSQDAADAPRKDPEEGCKDPEEGRKVPEATPEPWTTPWTSKPPPLFQEGAPYPPPLFIRDTYNQSLPQPLPRKIKRPKRRLYREEPTSIMNAIKLRPRQVLCDKCKGAVATGDRRETRRGPASDCRADDAKRRRGDNAAASAAGKRPRNDHRPEEKVRGSDGPKRQAPGIRISASSSSLGSVKGGAGANKVVNRGVSSTAGNSSRAVHLNTKKVLQSKNIDHAKAQEVLKIAKAQRQRDRETASGGSGNTKAMTRAAALQEAHQKVHFTRRLQQISGGGGRGISTPLPPRMRIKPQRYRNEENDSSPCKPPCLEKVPGSGHVLLPKPGPPRCPSTRSSCSSSSSSSTGEAVPAAVAAATAESLGPAKATDPEPRPLGPSQCQPPVLPLLESEPEPETATESGDSKVEPDESEGREERRETRGSKAGNLVVYVSLNPNQPDSSSTSMCSVDSADEIKSSNSECSSTETFDFPPPGALPSAAPAPGTSSAVTTAAATTSSAPKDEKRRGKSIKGTVYSKNVSKCVALDGRTICVGDIVWAKIYGFPWWPARILAIQVSRKDNGLLVRQEARVAWFGSPTTSYLGLSQLAPFLESFQSRFDKKRKGLYRKAITEAAKAAKQLTPEVRALLTQFET, from the exons ATGGCGGCCGTGGCTGCAGAGCCAGGAGCTGCTGCGGCATCAACAACAGCAGGGGAAGAGGTTGAGTTCGAATCGGAATCAGCTGGTCATGAGGGAAAACTGAATTCAGATGTAACTCGGGGCTCTGAGCCGGTAATGGATCTTTGTCACCAACACAGAGATGTGGATGCAGTTCAGGAATGCAGTCAGTTCCAAATGGAGATAGTGAGAAGGCCGGACATAGAAGCCGCGGGAAAAACCCTCTCTGTTCAGGGAGATGATGAGCACGGCAAAATTGGTTGTCTCAGTAGCGAAGGGGACAATACCGTGGATGATTATTTTGTGGACTACAAACTGAAAGACAATGTAATGACGGAGTGCTTGAAAGAACAGTGTTCCCCTATTTTGGAGTCTGCAAACGAGGTCAATCCTCACGACTCTCACGCCTGCCTTTTGCCTAGCTCCATCTCCGTCTCTCAGCCATCAGTGGTCTTTTTGCATTCTCTCCCAGCTCATCCCTCTGTAACAGAAACCGGACTATCCCTTGCTGAACCGGCCGAACCAGCAATCGTGGGACTCAACCTAGAATCCATCGATCATTTTAGAGAACTGATAAAGCCCTCTTCTGAACCGGACCCAGTGCCCGAATCCGCATGTGATGCTCCTGGTTCAGAATTCATGGCCCCTGAGGATGCTCTTCACGAATGCCCGCAACATGTCGACCATCCACAGTCTTTGTCAGTTTCAGAGAGTGAGTCAAATATCGGAGGAATATCCGTGGACGAAACCTTCACGAGTGACTTTTCCGCCGTTCCTCCAGAGCACTCACCCCAACTTCACGTCGTAGGGGACACGGTCCTGTCATCCCCAGTGCCAGTGGACTCGTGCTCACCCCAACAGAGGTTCGAGACTGGTCTCTGTGAAGTGAAGTCTGAACCCAAAACATCTTTGCCCATAGCAGAAACAACAGGGTCACCGCTCGACACAGTCGAGCACCTAATACCTGGATCTGAGGTTCGAGTATCTTTGGATCACATCATCGATGACGCATTGGTTGTGTCATTTCGCTTAGGCGAAAAGATATTTTCCGGCGTGCTCATGGACCTCTCCAAGAG GTTTGGACCCTATGGAATTCCAATTACATTACATCCGAAGAGAGAATATAAGGATAAACCAGAATCTATGCAACTAAAAGCAGTACCCTCTCAACCGGAAACCGAGAAAGGAGGTAGTCAGGATGCTGCCGACGCCCCCCGGAAAGACCCCGAAGAGGGTTGCAAAGACCCCGAAGAGGGTCGCAAAGTCCCCGAAGCCACGCCTGAGCCTTGGACAACCCCATGGACCTCAAAACCGCCTCCCTTGTTTCAGGAGGGGGCTCCTTACCCACCACCATTGTTCATCAGGGACACGTACAACCAGTCATTACCTCAGCCTCTACCCCGCAAGATCAAGCGGCCGAAGCGCAGGCTGTACCGAGAAGAGCCCACGTCCATCATGAACGCCATCAAGCTGAGACCGCGGCAAGTGCTGTGCGACAAGTGCAAGGGCGCCGTGGCGACAGGAGACAGACGGGAGACGCGGCGAGGCCCAGCATCTGACTGCCGGGCAGACGATGCCAAACGGCGGCGTGGGGACAATGCTGCAGCATCAGCTGCCGGCAAACGGCCCCGGAACGACCACCGGCCTGAGGAGAAGGTCCGTGGTTCGGACGGGCCCAAACGGCAGGCTCCAGGCATCCGGATCtccgcctcctcttcctctctcggcTCGGTGAAGGGAGGGGCAGGTGCGAACAAGGTGGTGAACAGGGGGGTGTCAAGCACGGCAGGCAACAGTTCCAGAGCTGTCcatctcaacaccaagaaggtCCTGCAGAGCAAGAACATCGACCATGCCAAGGCCCAGGAGGTGCTCAAGATCGCCAAGGCGCAGCGACAACGGGACCGGGAGACGGCGTCCGGCGGCAGCGGCAACACCAAGGCCATGACGAGGGCGGCCGCGCTGCAGGAGGCTCACCAGAAGGTGCATTTCACCCGGCGTCTGCAGCAGATCAGCGGGGGCGGCGGCCGCGGCATCTCCACCCCACTGCCGCCGCGGATGCGCATCAAGCCCCAAAGGTACCGTAACGAAGAGAATGACTCTTCCCCTTGTAAGCCGCCTTGCCTTGAGAAAGTGCCGGGGAGCGGCCACGTGTTGCTGCCCAAGCCCGGCCCGCCCCGCTGCCCCTCTACgcgctcctcctgctcctcctcctcctccagctccactGGGGAGGCCGtccctgctgctgttgctgccgcTACTGCTGAAAGCCTGGGTCCCGCCAAAGCGACCGACCCCGAGCCCAGACCGCTGGGCCCTTCCCAATGCCAGCCCCCCGTCCTCCCTCTGCTGGAGTCCGAGCCGGAGCCCGAGACGGCCACGGAGAGCGGGGACTCCAAGGTGGAGCCAGACGAGTCGGAGGGGCGGGAGGAGAGGCGGGAGACGCGCGGGAGCAAGGCCGGCAACCTCGTGGTTTACGTGTCCCTAAACCCCAACCAGCCCGACTCCTCTAGTACCTCCATGTGCAGTGTCGATAGCGCAGATGAGATAAAGTCCTCGAACTCCGAGTGTAGCTCGACCGAGACCTTTGACTTTCCCCCGCCCGGTGCTTTGCCCTCGGCAGCCCCGGCCCCCGGCACGTCCTCTGCAGTCACCACTGCCGCTGCCACTACCTCGTCTGCCCCTAAGGACGAGAAAAGGCGTGGTAAATCGATCAAAGGCACAGTCTATTCCAAAAACGTCTCAAAGTGCGTTGCCTTGGATGGCAGGACCATTTGCGTAGGGGACATTGTCTGGGCCAAAATCTATGGCTTCCCCTGGTGGCCAGCCCGCATCTTAGCGATTCAAGTGAGCCGCAAAGATAATGGGCTCTTAGTCAGGCAGGAGGCTCGTGTGGCCTGGTTCGGTTCACCGACCACCTCCTACCTGGGCCTTTCGCAGCTCGCTCCCTTTCTAGAAAGCTTCCAGTCCCGCTTCGACAAGAAGAGAAAGGGCTTGTACCGTAAAGCCATCACAGAGGCAGCCAAGGCTGCCAAGCAGCTCACACCTGAGGTTCGCGCCCTCCTTACGCAGTTTGAGACGTGA